In Candidatus Rokuibacteriota bacterium, the DNA window GGCCTTGAGGGTGGTCGTCCGGACGTTTCCGAGGGAGGAGACCGCGAGGACAAACCTGGCGATCGCCTCGTCGCTCGGGGCCTCGGCAACAACGACGATGTCGTAGCTCCCCAGCGTGAGGTAGAACTCCTTCAGCTCGCCGCCCATGTCCTTGAGGAGCTTCTTCGCGGCGTCCAGGCGCTTGGGCGAGTCCTTGATGTTCCGAATCCCCTGGTCGCTGTAGTTGATCAAGCTGATATACGTCGGCATGCGCACCCTCCTCTTGCACAGTCCAGCGGCGTCGAGACGTCGGTCCGGATTTTCATGGCTGCAGTAGATCCTGTGCGGGGGAGCACGGGCAGGCGAAAGTCCACATACGCCGTCCCGATGGCCAACGAGCGCGTGGGAGGCTTTTTCAGGGTCGCGCGCCGAGGGCATAATTGCCTCCCGGAAGGCCGGGCGCTCAGTACGGAAACTCGCCGGGCTCCGGCGGGGCGCCGACCGGGTCCACGTGGACGACGCAGTAGCCGACGCGGGTTTCTGACATGATGGCGTCCCGCACGGCCTTGGCGACTTCTTCGCCGTCCGCCACCGTCATCGTGGGCTCCACCTCCACGTGGATCGTGAGGTGGATGGTCTCGGGCCCCACGTGCTCGGCCCTCAGGTCGTGGACCGCCCTCACCGCCGGGACGCCGCGCGCCAGCCGCTCGATCTCCTCGAAGAACTCGCGCCCG includes these proteins:
- a CDS encoding GYD domain-containing protein; the protein is MPTYISLINYSDQGIRNIKDSPKRLDAAKKLLKDMGGELKEFYLTLGSYDIVVVAEAPSDEAIARFVLAVSSLGNVRTTTLKAFPEAEYRKIVAGLP